The Tolypothrix sp. NIES-4075 DNA segment AATTTTGAGTTGGACGGGACGACGTTGCACATTATGTTTAACGTTGTCTAATTCTTCGTCTGACTCATACTGAAACTTTTTTTTTTCACCTCCAACCAGCTTTTGGAGATAATCGACAATTTGACCGATGGTGCGTAAATCTCCCAATTCTTCTACATTCGGCTTGGGTAAATCGGGATACATCTCTTGCATTGCTCCCAAGATTTCCACCCGCTTAATCGAGTCAATCCCTAAGTCAGCTTCCATATCCATGTCGAGTTCTAGCATCTCTACTGGATAGCCGGTCTTATCACTGGTGATTGCTAACAAAGTTGCACCTAAGTCTGCAATCTCACTAGCTGGTGATGCATCGATTGTTTCGACTGTTTTTGTGACTTCGATTTCCGTAACTACTGGTTCAGGAATAACAATTGCTGGAACTTCCGTAGTTGTTTGTACTTCTTGAATAGCTATTTCTACGGATACTTTTTGAGAAGCATGAGATTGCAGATATTCGACAATTTGACCGATAGTGCGTTTTTCTGCTAGTTCTTCGAGATTAGGCTTAGGCAAGTCAGGATACATTTCTTGCAAGCCACCGAGGATTTCTACTCGTTTAATCGAGTCAATCCCTAAGTCAGCTTCCATATCCATGTCCATTTCCAGCATCTCGACTGGGTAGCCTGTTTTGTCACTAGTAATAGCTAACAGGTTGTTACCTAACTCAGTCAAATTTATGCTTGTATCAGAAGTAGATGGGAATGTAGTTTGTGTGGTGATTGCTACATTGACGTTGACTGCGGGTGCTTCCACAACAGGCTGTGGTGGTATTTCCACTACTGCGGGTGCTTCGACTACAGGCAGAGGTGTTTCTACTACCTTAACGGTGGCTGCGGGTGCTTCCACTACAGGCTGCGGTGGTGTTTCTACAATCTTGACTTCAACTACAGGCTGTGGTGGTGTTACCGGAGTAATGACAATGGGTACTTCAACTACAGGCTGTGGTGTTTCTACAACCTTGGCTACGGGTGCTTCAACTACAGGCTGCGGTGGTGTTTCTACTACCTTTGCTGCGGCTACTTCCACAACAGATTGCGGATTAATGGTAACTTCAGTTCCTAGTCCCAAATCCCCAGTCCCCAGTAAAGAGTCCCCAGTCCCTACCAACTGAGCATATTCTTGCTGTATCAGTTGGAAAAAGCTCTTGGTGTATTCGACCTGTTCCTTGAGATATTGCTCATGAATGCGTAGGGTTTCACCTTGTTGAGAGTGAAACTGCATCATGCTACGCTCTAAACTTGCCTTGAGAACTGGTAGAATTTCTGACGCTGACTGAGAAGAGTTACCGTTAGCAAACACAGAATTCTGTTGCTGCATCAGTTGGAAAAATGTTTTCGCATATTCCATCTGATGATTGAGATAAGTTCCGTGAACTTGTAAATTTTCGCTTTGATTTTGCTGAAACTGTGTCAGGAGGAACTCTAAACTTTCTAAAACCTGTTGGTAATTTAAAGGTTTTTCTGGTGAGTTAGGCATATGCGACTCCAGAAGTGGATGAGATGGCGCAGGTTGAATCTCAGGAGTTTCTACAGTGGTAATATTACTGAGAACGGCGTTTTTGTTGTGTCCGTTGCTTTTGATGACTGCTGGTGTGGGAGTAGTCACTTCTAACTTCACTTCCACTCCTTCTTCAGTGGTCAAGACGGGAACCACAAGCGCATTATCTTCAGATTTGCTGACGGGTAATGTTACTTGATGTCCATCTTGCAAAGCTGTAGCAAAGGCATTTTTCGTTTTTTCAGAGCGATAATTAGTGCCGTTTAACCGGACATTTAACGCTTTGTTTTTCTGGGTTGGGGCAACTTCGGGTGAAAGTTGGTAGGGGTCGAGGTTTTTCAAAGATAAACCAGCGACACGCAACTGTACAACAGCTTCTCGCAAAGAACGATCGCTATCTTTTTGAGCGCTGGGATTCAAAGCGATCGCTAAGTGCGGGCGATCGCCTAAAATATCTTTCACCAAGTTAGAAAGAATTCTCCTCGGTCCGAACTCCACAAAGCAGTAACCACCGGCAGCATAGATATTTTCAATCTCCTGCTTAAACAACACCGATTTGCTGAGGTGAGATTCCAAAACTTGGTGAATTGCTTGTGGTTCCTGGGGATACTGCTTACCTGTCACATTGGTGAAAACAGGTATTTGCGGACTGTGGAAGCTGACAGTTTTACTAGCGATCGCAAAGGATTTTTGAGCAAAGGCAATCAGTGGTGTGTGGAAAGCAGCAGAAACAGGTAGCAAAACAGCCGCGTATCCTTTGTCTTGCAAAGCTTGCCGCACTTTGTTGATTTCGGTCGTCAATCCAGCTAAGACAACTTGATTCGGGGAATTTTGATTAGCGATCGTCACTTGGGGAAAGTGCTTTAAAACAGCTTCCACCTTACTGATATCTTCTTTGACAGCCAGCATCGCTCCCGCATCATGATCGGGGTCTTGCGGAGCCGCCATCGCCTGTCCTCTAGCTTTTACTAGATATAGGTAATCTTCCTCACTGACAACCCCCGCAGCCCATAAAGCGGTCAGTTCTCCAAAGCTGTGTCCGGCAACGAAATCTGACTCAAACCCGGCTTCTTGCAAGATTTTATACATTCCCGCGCTCAACACCCCAATTGCTGGTTGAGCATATTCTGTGCGTTGCAATGCGGCAACTTGAGCATTTTTCTCTGCTTCCTCAAATACAGGTTGAGGAAACACGATTTCTGAAAGTGGCTGCAAATTGTCTTTGAGCAACAGACTATCCATGTAGCCATAAAGACGCCGCAAGCTGGGGAAATTCATCGCCAGTTCTCGACCCATTTCTAGGTATTGAGAACCTTGTCCAGAGAATAGAGAGACAACTTTGCCTTTGAGGTTAAGACCAGAAGCGCGGTAATATACTCCTTGGGGATGTTCCCAAGATGCAGATGAACCGCGATTTCTCAGACAATCAAGACTAATTTGCAGTAATTTGGCAGCTTGAGTCAGAGAATCAACAACAAATCCCACTCTAGGGGCATTTAAAGGAATTTCTGTAGATTTGCACTCTTCAATTAGTGCTGCATAATGCTTGTCCGCATCAGGTAAGCGCAAGTTACCTAGAATCTCTTCACATTTGCTTACCAGTTGCCCGTGAGTTTCTGCGAACAGCACCACCTCACTAGGAGTATTGTGTACGCGGTAAGCGCGAATGTGTTCGGCTGTATGTTCTTCTAAAACAACGTGATAATTTGTCCCACCAAAGCCGAAAGAACTAACACCCGCACGTCTTGGGGGTTCTCCTTCTGCCCGAATCCAAGGTCTAGTTTGAGTATTCAAATAAAACGCGGAATTTTTGATATTTAGTTTCGGATTCGGTTCGGTAATGTTGATTGTCGGGGGCAATATCTTGTGATGTAGCGCCAAAGCAGTTTTAATTAAACTTGCTGCACCCGCTGCTGCTTTGGTGTGTCCGATTTGCGACTTGACGCTACCAAGAGCGATATGCTGTTTTTTGTCTTCACCAAAAAATTCTTTCAAAGATGAGAATTCGGTAGGGTCGCCTGCCATTGTACCTGTACCGTGCGCTTCCACCAAACCGATACTTTCGGGTGCAAAGCCGGCATCTTCATAAGCACGTTCTAAGGCTTTTACCTGCCCTTCTAGACGCGGTGCATAGATGCTTTTATACCGTCCATCGCTGGATGTGCCGATACCTTTAATGACTGCATAGATTTTGTCATTGTCTCGTTCAGCATCTTCCAGCCGTTTGAGCAAAATCATGCCGACACCTTCACCTAGCATCATCCCATCCGATTTAGCATCGAAAGGTTTAACTTTATCACCAGGAGAAACCGCCGGTGTTTTGCTGAAAGATATGTAAGCCATGACGGAGTTATCTAAGTCAACTCCACCAGTTAGCATCATGTCACTGCGATGTTCTGTCAACTCGCTAATTGCCAGTTTTAAAGCACCGAAAGAACTCGCACAAGCAGCATCAACTACGCAATTTATCCCGCCAAAGTTGAGACGGTTGGCAATTCTGCCGGCGACGACATTACCTAACATGCCAGGAAAGGCGTTTTCGTTCCAATTTACATAAGCACTTTTAATTTTATCAACGATTTTTTGAGTATCTTCATCAGATAAACCGCTGCTTTTTAATACTTTTTCCCAGACGGGATATTGCAACCGCGCTGCTAGTGGCATTGCTAATTGTCCGCCTTGGGCGACACCTAAAACTACACCGACGTTCTCGCGATTAAAGGCGCGAACTTCGCTGTAATTGGCATCTTCCATTGCTTCTTTGGCAATGACTAAACTTAGCAATTGGGAAACATCTGTAACTTCTAAGATGTTAGGAGGTAATCCGAATTCCATCGGGTTAAAATCAACTTCCGGAATGAATCCGCCCCGCTTGCAGTAAGTTTTATCTTTGGTTGTTCTGGGGTCTGGGTCATAGTATTCGTCTATGTTCCAGTGTGAGGCGGGAACATCGGTGATACAGTCAATTTTGTTAACGATATTATCCCAGTATTCTTGTAAGTTTCTCGATTGCGGAAAAAGAGAAGCCATGCCAATAATGGCTATAGGATTGTGTTGAAGTTGTCTGTTAATTTTGTTGATTGACATTTTATTTTCCGACTTCATTTTTTTCTCCTCTATAACCTTAAGCACGGCTCGTTCACAATTGTTTATCTGGTCTTTCAACTGCGCCAGTGCAGTATCAATTGAATAAGCAGACATAGGAGGTAGCCTGATTCTTAGTACTGTGGAGTGTGAAGCTACAGCAATTTCTATTGCCTACCAATGCTTTTATCTATCTCTTCTAAGCAGCTAGCTATCCTCAGAAGTTCTAAATGCTTTTATCGATTAGCAACGCTACATAACACAACTTGATGCTTGTACAAGTAATTACTGAACAGGCGATGCCGCAGGCTAGGGTGTCCGATAGGACAACAAGGCGGCTGACCCATCGCTGCAATAAAACTATACAGCAATAGAATGAATGATATTGTGTTGTTATGTCGATTACATTGTTGAAATCGGTCTAAGCCTAATTGCAGTGCCCCTTCTGCTTGACTAATGAATGGAAAAAGTGAAAGCTTAGTAGTAGCTATTACGCGATGTGCGACTTATTCTTGAAACCCCTCTCCAAACCTCTCACGCCACATCTCTCAACGGAGGGAACCTCCGCACGAGAGTGGCTCCCCCACAGGGAGAGAGGCTTTGATTCTTGCTCCCCTTCCCCACAAGGGAAGGGGTTGGGGGTAGAGAGTGCGAGAAAGTTGCACACAGCGTAGCTATTAGGACATAAACGCATTTTTTCCAGACCTGGTTTGATTATCTAGCTCAATTGCAGCAACGTAGCTGGTGTTAATAACCACGTTCTTATGATTGATAAATGTCATAGCCAGTTTCAACGTCCCGGATAATACATTTTATAGAACTCGCCTTCAAAAAGTTGACAATTACGTTACAAAAAACATCACCTTTAATCGGGATTTATGTAAGACTCGGAAAAACAAGAAAACTATCGCTTTTGTGATGACAATGAGGCTTTTTTTAGTAATTCTTACTTTTGACATTTTCAGAAAGTAACTTATGCGCCTCACCGCTTTGAAGCATTTGAATTAATACAAACACTAGCACAGCTTGGATAAACGGAATAGTTCGTTTTGGATAATTTTAGGAAATAAATAGATTTTTCCTGATGTCAATTTTGAACCAAATAGAACACATAAGTATAATTGACGACTTTTATTGATAATCAGATAATTCTGCAATTTTTGGGTTATCCATCTATTTTATCTAGATTAAAAAATAAATAACAACTTTTCGTAAATTAATATAAAGATTCAATGAATACAGCCAAATAATGCATACGCATCAGTCGATTTTTTCAAAACAACATCATAATTAAGCCTAGGTTTATCATCAATTTTAAATAAAACTAAACTTACAATTTTAAAAAGTTATTTATCAAACAATTAAAAAATTGTTGATAGTACACAATAAACATAATATTTGTTAATAATTGGTATATTTTTAGGACGGGTATTGGATATTGAGAAGTTGATGAATTAATGACGATTGGAAAAACAAGCATATTCTTTACAGTTGCCAAGAATCAAAATTCAATATTTCCTGTCATTCAATTGAAAGGAAAATAAATATAATCGGTATTTAAGAAGACATTTTATTTGTAGAGTTATAGAGAATAATTAAGTTGACAAAATCAATTGATTTTGGGAAACTGAAAAACAAGTTTGTAATTTTACCCTTTATCGCTCGTCATTTACTCGGCACTTGGTTCTGATTGATATTTAAGTTTTTTGGTAACGTGATGTCTATCGACAAGCCGGTCTGCGTCTACGCGCTTGAGGACACATTTTTTTATCTAATACAAACTTAGGATAATTTGCAATAACGCCAGTATTCATCTTGCCGCCAATATACTATTTAATTGCAAATGCAATTTTGACAATGAGCTACTACATAGGTCGCTACGTATACAACAATGAAGAAGTCAGTCTTTCAGTGCTTCCGAATTCAGAATTTAATTAGGTGGAATCTTAAACCAATTTATTCATCGGCGTTTTCGCACACAGTTAAACAATAAACTCTTAAACGCCAGGTTGCTCAACGGGGGGGAACCCCCGCACGCAACTGGCTCCTCCTAACTTTTTTCTTGACAAGTCGATTTCAGTTAATTAATGTAGCCATTTAGGCTATTCTCTGGCGTAGCAAAATTGGGATGAAAATATGTCAGTAGACAAAGAAAGCCACTTATTTAAAAAACCTCAAAGTCGGTGGCGAGTAGTTTTAGCAGCTTCGATTGCAGCAACAACCGGGCTAGTATTTTTCTATGGTTCTTCAAGATTTGCGTCTGAATATAAAGCACAAACTCAGCCAGTAAATCCGCCAAAAACTGCCCCTGCGAGAGTGGCTATTACAGCCTTAGGACGGATAGAACCTGAAGGTGAAGTGACTTATTTGTCTGCTCCTCATTCAATTAATGGTGTGCGAGTTGAAAAACTGTTAGTGAAGGAAGGAGATCAGGTTGGGCAAGGGCAAGTATTAGCGTTGCTAGAAGATTATGCTCGCAGTAAATCAGCTTTGCAACAGTCTGTAGACAAACTGCAAGTTGCTCAAGCCAAACTAGGGCAGGTAAGAGCAGGAGCGAAATCTGGAGATGTCGATGCTCAAAAAGCAGCGATCGCTAATTTGCAGTCGCAATTAAAAGGAGAAGTTGCAACTCAACAAGCAACTATCGCTCGGATTCAAGCGCAGTTAGAAAATGCTCAAACTGAGAACAATCGATACCAGCAATTATTTAAAGAAGGTGCGATCGCTGCTTCAGTATTAGATAGTAAGACTTTGCAACTCAAGACAGTACAACAGCAGCTTGAAGAAGCTCAAGCAACGCTCAACCGCACTACCAACACTCTCAACGACCAGCTAAAACAGGAACAAGCCAAACTCGGAAGTATAAAAGAAGTGCGTCCTGTAGATCTTCAATTGGCACAAAGCGAAGTCAAGAGTGCGATGACAGCGATCGCTCAAGCAAAAGCAGACATGGATTTAACTTATATCAAATCTCCCATAGATGGAAAGATTTTGAAAATCCATGCCAGAACCGGAGAAGTAATCAGCACTTCTGGATTTGCAGAAATAGGCAAAATATCGCAAATGTTTGTCGTTGCAGAAGTCTATCAAACCGATATTCAAAAAGTGCGTCTCGGTCAAAAAGCCACCATTACCAGTCCTGCATTTTCTCAACCATTGCAGGGAACTGTAAGTGAAATTGGTTGGCAAGTTGACAAACAAAACATCTTTAGTCTCAATCCCGGATCGGATACAGACCGGAAAATAGTTCAGGTGAAAATTCGCCTCGACAATCCAGCAGATAGTAAGCGAGTTGCTCGTTTAACTAACTTACAAGTGGATGTCGCTATTAAAATTTAGCATGATTTTATTGGTTAGTAGATAGTGGTTAGTAGGAGCGTGGATAGTGGGAATTTTCAGAGGGGAAAAGGAGAAAGGCAAATGCCCAATGCCTACTAACAACTAACAACTATCTACTAACAATCAACAACAACCAACAACCAACAACTAATAATGGCTTTCAAGATTCCCTTGGCATGGCTACAGCTAGCCCAACAGAGAGTTCGTTTTCTAGTAGCTGTAGCAGGTATCGCTTTTATTGTGCTGCTGATGTTTGTCCAACTTGGTTTTCAAGATGCACTCTATTCAAGTGCTACCGCAGTGCATCAAAGTTTGCGCGGAGATTTATTTTTAGTCAGTTCTCAATATAAAGCTTTGACTTCAGCTCAAAGCTTTTCCCGGACTCGTTTGTATCAAGCACTAGGGTATGACGGTGTAGAGTCAGTTGACCCGATGTACGTGCAATTTGCCAAATTGAAAAACCCCCAAACTGGCGAGAAATATTCAATTTATGTTATTGGTATCGATCCGGGTAGAAGTGTGCTAAATATACCGGAAGTTGACCAATATTTAGATAAACTGAAAACTCCGGATGTGATGCTTTTTGACCGACTTTCTCGCCCAGAGTTTGGACCGATCGCCACCAAATTTGAAGCCGGAGATAAAGAACAAGTAATTGAAATATTTCCCTTTAATGCATTAAAGGGCTACAGAGTTCGAGTTGGTGGTTTATTTAGTTTGGGTGCTTCCTTTGGCGTAGATGGTAATTTACTTGTCAGTGACTCCACTTTCTTCAGAATAGATCCAAATAGCCGTTCATCAGAAATGATAGATGTGGGTGTTGTTACTCTCAAACCTGGTGTTGATGCAGAAAGAATTTTGGCACAATTGCGAGCCAATTTACCCAATGATGTCCAAATCTTTACACATCAAGGTTTCATTAACTTTGAAAAAAATTATTGGTCTCTTAGAACGCCGATTGGTTTTATCCTTAACCTCATGCTGACAATGGCTGCTATTGTTGGTGTCGTCATCGTTTATCAAATTCTTTATAGTAATATTGCCACTCAATTTGTTGCTTACGCCACTTTAAAAGCTATAGGTTATGAGAATAATTATTTGTTAACGGTAGTTTTTCAACAAGCTTTGATATTGGCACTTTTTAGTTATTTTCCTGGGTTTATTTTTTCGTTAGTGTTATATGACTATGCAATGAAAGCGACTAAATTACCAATAATGATGAGTTTGAGTAATGCATTAATTGTGTTGATAGCAACAGTATTAATGTGTATAACTTCTGGGGTGCTTGCTATCAATAAACTTCGTTCGGCAGATCCTGCGGATATTTTCTAGGCTGCTGTTTAATTTTTAATTTTTCACAAAAAATAGGGAACGCAAATGGAAATACAAAAATCGCTCCCATGTTCCGAAAAAAAGGTAGCGGTGAATATTCTCACCGTGCGAATGGGTGGAGGACACTATGCTGCGTTAAATGCCTTAAGTTCGATGATTTCGCAGCAACAACGACCTTGGGAAATTCGAGTCACTGATATAGACGAAGTGCTAGATTACGCAACTTCATCAGGTGGCAAACTTGTAGATCCCTTCAAAATACTATTGGGAATTCCTGGATACGAACTGTGGAACCAAATGTTCCAAAAAGGCTGGACATGGTTGCAACCACTGATGTTATCCATAGCCAAACTAGTTATCCAGTTTTATCACGATGTTTCCATCGGCATATTTGAGGGATACTGGCGCGAGCAACATCCAGATTTAGTAGTTTCTCTAGTGCCATTGTATAATAGAGGACTTTGGGACACATTACAAAAGGCAAAACCAGGAACCCCTGTAGTCACGATTCTGGTAGATTTTGCCGATTCTCCACCGCATTTTTGGATAGAACCAAAAACGGAAAGTTATGTAGTATGTGGAACCGAACGAGCAGTAGAACAAGCTCGTTCTCTAGGAGTAAAGGAAGAGCGGATTTTCCAGACTTCAGGAATGATTATTCACCCTCGCTTTTATGAACCTATTGGAGGCGATCGCCGTCTTGAAAAACAACGCTTGGGTTTAGACCCAGATCGCCTCACAGGACTTGTATTATTTGGGGGTCTGGGGTCTATGGTGATGTTAGAAATTGCCAAGCGTCTGGAATGCTTCAAAGACGAACTACAACTTATTTTTATTTGCGGACACAACGAAAAATTGGCAAAGGCTTTAAATGAAAGCCAAAGTCAACTACCTAAATTTGTCACCACTTTTACTAAAGACATTCCCTACTACATGCATCTTTCAGATTTTTTCATCGGCAAACCTGGTCCTGCTAGCATCAGTGAGGCGCTAGCTATGAAGCTACCAGTTATTGTAGAACATAATGCCACTACACTAATAGCCGAAAAATATAACTCAGAATGGATTCAAAAAAAGCAGGTTGGTTTGGTAATTCCCAGTTTTAGGAAGATTGAACGGGCTGTTAAAGAGTTACTTGAACCTGAAAAACTGGCTCGGTATCGTGCTAACGTCGCTGCGGTTAACAATCGAGCCGTATTTGAAATTCCTGATATTTTGCAACAAATTCTCGAACTTAATATGCAGCAACTATAGCAAAGTTTGTTAAGCAAATAACGCTTCTTACAAGCAAGCTTTGTTTGTAAATGCTTTAGTTCGACATCCGAAAAAACATCTATTTACACGCATTTTCCAATATGAATCTCCAAAACAAAACCATCCTCATTACTGGTATTGACAACTTTATCGGCTTGCGTACCGCTGAACTAGCTATAGCGCAAGGAATGAATGTTCGGGGATTGCAAAGTTCTCCAGATAACTTGAAAAAAGTGCAACAATTGGGCGCAGAAGTGATGGTAGGGGATATTAACCATGCTGCTGTTGCTGAAGCTGCTTGTGAAGAAGTAGACATAGTTTTTCATACAGCCGAACTTGCCAAAGAAGCTGGGGCAATCGACCGTTTTCGAGAAATAAATGTGAGCGGAACAGTCAATATGGCTTCATCTGCTAAAAAAGCTGGTGTTAAAACCTTTGTGCATCTTTCCAGCGGTTTAGTTTACGGCTTCAACTATCCCGATCGCGTCACAGAAGAGGGACCACTGAGCGGCGAAAATAATGCCTACTGCGAAACAAAAATAGAAGCCGAAACCGCACTTTTACAACTTAATTCTTCCCCAGATTTTGGCATCATCATCATTAGACCGGGCGAAGTTTATGGACCGGGAAGCATTCCTTGGATAGTTCGACCCCTTTTATTAATGCGTCAAAAACTATTTGCTTATGTAGACGATGGTCAGGGAATCATGAATCATGTATATCTAGATAACTTGATTCATGCCATCTTTTTAGCTATAGAAAAAGAAGCACACGGAGAAATATTTAATATCACTGACGGACAAGAAACTTCTTGGAAAGACTACTTCATGCGTTTAGCAGAAGTTGCCAACGCTCCTACACCTTTTTCTATGTCCAAAGATGAAATTAAATTATTTGTCAAGTTGCGCTGTCAAGGACAGAAGCTGTTTCGTAAAGAACCAGATATTCTACCTGAATCTATAGATTTTATGAGCCGTCCCTATGCCTATTCGATTACT contains these protein-coding regions:
- a CDS encoding type I polyketide synthase, whose product is MSAYSIDTALAQLKDQINNCERAVLKVIEEKKMKSENKMSINKINRQLQHNPIAIIGMASLFPQSRNLQEYWDNIVNKIDCITDVPASHWNIDEYYDPDPRTTKDKTYCKRGGFIPEVDFNPMEFGLPPNILEVTDVSQLLSLVIAKEAMEDANYSEVRAFNRENVGVVLGVAQGGQLAMPLAARLQYPVWEKVLKSSGLSDEDTQKIVDKIKSAYVNWNENAFPGMLGNVVAGRIANRLNFGGINCVVDAACASSFGALKLAISELTEHRSDMMLTGGVDLDNSVMAYISFSKTPAVSPGDKVKPFDAKSDGMMLGEGVGMILLKRLEDAERDNDKIYAVIKGIGTSSDGRYKSIYAPRLEGQVKALERAYEDAGFAPESIGLVEAHGTGTMAGDPTEFSSLKEFFGEDKKQHIALGSVKSQIGHTKAAAGAASLIKTALALHHKILPPTINITEPNPKLNIKNSAFYLNTQTRPWIRAEGEPPRRAGVSSFGFGGTNYHVVLEEHTAEHIRAYRVHNTPSEVVLFAETHGQLVSKCEEILGNLRLPDADKHYAALIEECKSTEIPLNAPRVGFVVDSLTQAAKLLQISLDCLRNRGSSASWEHPQGVYYRASGLNLKGKVVSLFSGQGSQYLEMGRELAMNFPSLRRLYGYMDSLLLKDNLQPLSEIVFPQPVFEEAEKNAQVAALQRTEYAQPAIGVLSAGMYKILQEAGFESDFVAGHSFGELTALWAAGVVSEEDYLYLVKARGQAMAAPQDPDHDAGAMLAVKEDISKVEAVLKHFPQVTIANQNSPNQVVLAGLTTEINKVRQALQDKGYAAVLLPVSAAFHTPLIAFAQKSFAIASKTVSFHSPQIPVFTNVTGKQYPQEPQAIHQVLESHLSKSVLFKQEIENIYAAGGYCFVEFGPRRILSNLVKDILGDRPHLAIALNPSAQKDSDRSLREAVVQLRVAGLSLKNLDPYQLSPEVAPTQKNKALNVRLNGTNYRSEKTKNAFATALQDGHQVTLPVSKSEDNALVVPVLTTEEGVEVKLEVTTPTPAVIKSNGHNKNAVLSNITTVETPEIQPAPSHPLLESHMPNSPEKPLNYQQVLESLEFLLTQFQQNQSENLQVHGTYLNHQMEYAKTFFQLMQQQNSVFANGNSSQSASEILPVLKASLERSMMQFHSQQGETLRIHEQYLKEQVEYTKSFFQLIQQEYAQLVGTGDSLLGTGDLGLGTEVTINPQSVVEVAAAKVVETPPQPVVEAPVAKVVETPQPVVEVPIVITPVTPPQPVVEVKIVETPPQPVVEAPAATVKVVETPLPVVEAPAVVEIPPQPVVEAPAVNVNVAITTQTTFPSTSDTSINLTELGNNLLAITSDKTGYPVEMLEMDMDMEADLGIDSIKRVEILGGLQEMYPDLPKPNLEELAEKRTIGQIVEYLQSHASQKVSVEIAIQEVQTTTEVPAIVIPEPVVTEIEVTKTVETIDASPASEIADLGATLLAITSDKTGYPVEMLELDMDMEADLGIDSIKRVEILGAMQEMYPDLPKPNVEELGDLRTIGQIVDYLQKLVGGEKKKFQYESDEELDNVKHNVQRRPVQLKILPPPDSLDFDLPEGHICLITDDGSLTTSQVAELLTDKGWKVVVLSFPQSVVFQTSVLPAGVINVKLGDLTEEHLQQQLSAIATNYGTIGAFIHLNPAFQVSHNGKIPYLAEEKAIVKHVFLIAKHLKKSLNEAARYGRSLFCTTARLDGAFGLEHKVNYGPISAGLFGLTKTLRWEWQKVFCRAIDLHPAISAQESAQHIIAELHDPNNCISEVGYGSQGRVTIVSVANC
- a CDS encoding ABC exporter membrane fusion protein; its protein translation is MSVDKESHLFKKPQSRWRVVLAASIAATTGLVFFYGSSRFASEYKAQTQPVNPPKTAPARVAITALGRIEPEGEVTYLSAPHSINGVRVEKLLVKEGDQVGQGQVLALLEDYARSKSALQQSVDKLQVAQAKLGQVRAGAKSGDVDAQKAAIANLQSQLKGEVATQQATIARIQAQLENAQTENNRYQQLFKEGAIAASVLDSKTLQLKTVQQQLEEAQATLNRTTNTLNDQLKQEQAKLGSIKEVRPVDLQLAQSEVKSAMTAIAQAKADMDLTYIKSPIDGKILKIHARTGEVISTSGFAEIGKISQMFVVAEVYQTDIQKVRLGQKATITSPAFSQPLQGTVSEIGWQVDKQNIFSLNPGSDTDRKIVQVKIRLDNPADSKRVARLTNLQVDVAIKI
- the devC gene encoding ABC transporter permease DevC, which gives rise to MAFKIPLAWLQLAQQRVRFLVAVAGIAFIVLLMFVQLGFQDALYSSATAVHQSLRGDLFLVSSQYKALTSAQSFSRTRLYQALGYDGVESVDPMYVQFAKLKNPQTGEKYSIYVIGIDPGRSVLNIPEVDQYLDKLKTPDVMLFDRLSRPEFGPIATKFEAGDKEQVIEIFPFNALKGYRVRVGGLFSLGASFGVDGNLLVSDSTFFRIDPNSRSSEMIDVGVVTLKPGVDAERILAQLRANLPNDVQIFTHQGFINFEKNYWSLRTPIGFILNLMLTMAAIVGVVIVYQILYSNIATQFVAYATLKAIGYENNYLLTVVFQQALILALFSYFPGFIFSLVLYDYAMKATKLPIMMSLSNALIVLIATVLMCITSGVLAINKLRSADPADIF
- a CDS encoding glycosyltransferase; the protein is MEIQKSLPCSEKKVAVNILTVRMGGGHYAALNALSSMISQQQRPWEIRVTDIDEVLDYATSSGGKLVDPFKILLGIPGYELWNQMFQKGWTWLQPLMLSIAKLVIQFYHDVSIGIFEGYWREQHPDLVVSLVPLYNRGLWDTLQKAKPGTPVVTILVDFADSPPHFWIEPKTESYVVCGTERAVEQARSLGVKEERIFQTSGMIIHPRFYEPIGGDRRLEKQRLGLDPDRLTGLVLFGGLGSMVMLEIAKRLECFKDELQLIFICGHNEKLAKALNESQSQLPKFVTTFTKDIPYYMHLSDFFIGKPGPASISEALAMKLPVIVEHNATTLIAEKYNSEWIQKKQVGLVIPSFRKIERAVKELLEPEKLARYRANVAAVNNRAVFEIPDILQQILELNMQQL
- a CDS encoding NAD-dependent epimerase/dehydratase family protein, which codes for MNLQNKTILITGIDNFIGLRTAELAIAQGMNVRGLQSSPDNLKKVQQLGAEVMVGDINHAAVAEAACEEVDIVFHTAELAKEAGAIDRFREINVSGTVNMASSAKKAGVKTFVHLSSGLVYGFNYPDRVTEEGPLSGENNAYCETKIEAETALLQLNSSPDFGIIIIRPGEVYGPGSIPWIVRPLLLMRQKLFAYVDDGQGIMNHVYLDNLIHAIFLAIEKEAHGEIFNITDGQETSWKDYFMRLAEVANAPTPFSMSKDEIKLFVKLRCQGQKLFRKEPDILPESIDFMSRPYAYSITKAQTLLNYQPTIDLAEGMRRTQEWIENTDLKKFVK